A section of the Primulina eburnea isolate SZY01 chromosome 1, ASM2296580v1, whole genome shotgun sequence genome encodes:
- the LOC140840523 gene encoding pumilio homolog 12-like, whose product MYECDTSAPDSPVNRPIPPLPPVPYSLDDWKGELFWKAMDRIDHSYLRLILQHRKLEDIQLIFSELKDQICPLMFNRFGTSVILDLCEVCDEQQMNQLVSSLTADAHLLMLVCLNSHGHQAVLVLLARLRTPKQKSDVIYALQPLVAQLVNHQFGSGVIGVILRIFRKTAKETPPMLDAIADIFFEMATNLHGSLLLRELLDSKVFLLESRPSILPKLIADVHQLSHHPYGYVLSLSLCLKFAYTIQHFSGFRCFV is encoded by the exons atGTATGAGTGCGACACTTCAGCGCCTGATTCCCCCGTAAACAGGCCAATCCCTCCTCTTCCGCCGGTGCCATACTCTTTAGACGATTGGAAGGGCGAGTTGTTTTGGAAAGCAATGGATCGAATTGATCACAGTTACTTGCGTCTCATACTCCAACATAGGAAACTGGAAGACATTCAATTGATCTTTTCAGAGTTGAAAGATCAGATATGTCCGTTGATGTTCAATCGGTTTGGCACCTCTGTAATTCTGGATCTTTGTGAAGTCTGCGACGAACAACAGATGAACCAGTTGGTTTCTTCACTCACTGCTGATGCCCATTTACTCATGCTTGTCTGCCTCAACTCTCACGG ACATCAGGCTGTGTTGGTTCTTCTCGCGCGTCTCAGGACCCCAAAACAAAAATCTGATGTGATATACGCCTTGCAACCCCTCGTAGCTCAGCTCGTAAACCACCAGTTTGGTTCCGGCGTTATCGGTGTTATCCTCCGTATCTTCCGTAAGACTGCAAAAGAAACTCCA CCAATGCTTGATGCCATAGCTGATATTTTTTTCGAAATGGCCACCAATCTGCATGGATCCCTGCTTCTTAGGGAACTCCTCGATTCAAAAGTCTTTCTACTGGAAAGCAGACCGAGTATTCTGCCAAAACTAATAGCAGATGTACATCAGCTGTCTCATCATCCATACGGGTACgtactctctctctctctgtgTCTCAAGTTTGCATACACAATTCAACATTTTTCCGGTTTCAGGTGTTTTGTGTAA
- the LOC140840533 gene encoding putative pumilio homolog 7, chloroplastic, which yields MATNLHGSLLLRELLDSKVFLLESRPSILPKLIADVHQLSHHPYGCVVLEGVIRIGMQDVQRDIVAQLRGDFALMSMHKDAHIVVLALIMESKEELAPQIYNEMASSPYFSRVLQDPFGKRVIKRAWTCTKKTSHEILPFPDLHECLAQKEKIEDPCMIREKYGFIYVQKPCLFVFVFLLCLIFIFFVF from the exons ATGGCCACCAATCTGCATGGATCCCTGCTTCTAAGGGAACTCCTCGATTCAAAAGTCTTTCTACTGGAAAGCAGACCGAGTATTCTGCCAAAACTAATAGCGGATGTACATCAGCTGTCTCATCATCCATACGG GTGTGTTGTGCTGGAGGGTGTAATAAGAATCGGGATGCAGGATGTGCAAAGAGACATAGTAGCTCAACTGAGAGGGGATTTCGCCCTCATGTCGATGCACAAAGATGCACATATTGTAGTATTGGCTTTGATTATGGAATCCAAGGAAGAACTAGCACCTCAAATTTACAATGAGATGGCAAGCAGCCCTTATTTCTCCAGAGTCCTACAAGACCCTTTTGGCAAACGTGTTATCAAACGCGCTTGGACGTGCACTAAG AAAACCAGTCACGAGATTCTCCCGTTCCCTGATCTCCATGAATGTTTGGCCCAAAAAGAAAAAATCGAGGATCCATGTATGATCAGAGAGAAATATGGCTTCATTTATGTTCAGAAaccttgtttgtttgtttttgtgtTTCTCTTATGcttgatatttatattttttgtgtTTTAG